In one Hymenobacter sp. DG25B genomic region, the following are encoded:
- a CDS encoding DUF72 domain-containing protein, translating into MDFGRLSDLRYVDFRLPPDHPGTAAVLARTAPSAAPPQVFVGCPIWTNKAWLGSYFPAGAKEADFLSHYARQFNSIELNTTHYRIPDAPTVRKWRAAVPEGFRFCPKMPQSISHERELYNADDLTTTFCRAILELGPALGMAFLQLPPHFGPERLPRLERYLLDFPAEVPLAVELRHPAWFADNALRESVFEMLEALGKTLVITDVAGRRDVLPQRLTTPVAFVRFNGHGLVSTDYQRADAWAERLAAWLAAGLQTVYFFIHQKDIMHAPIWTQYFLERLHTLTGLEVAPPRIIPQPVQGSLF; encoded by the coding sequence ATGGATTTTGGTCGCCTTTCTGATCTGCGCTACGTTGATTTTCGCCTGCCCCCGGACCACCCCGGCACTGCCGCGGTGCTGGCCCGCACGGCCCCATCCGCAGCCCCGCCCCAGGTGTTTGTGGGCTGCCCCATCTGGACCAATAAGGCCTGGCTGGGATCTTACTTTCCGGCCGGCGCCAAAGAGGCAGATTTTCTGAGCCATTATGCCCGGCAGTTTAACAGCATTGAGCTGAATACCACCCACTACCGCATCCCTGATGCGCCCACCGTGCGCAAATGGCGGGCGGCCGTGCCGGAGGGCTTCCGCTTCTGCCCTAAAATGCCGCAGAGCATCAGCCACGAGCGGGAGCTGTATAATGCCGATGACCTCACCACTACCTTCTGCCGGGCTATTCTGGAACTGGGCCCGGCCCTGGGAATGGCTTTTCTGCAGCTGCCGCCGCACTTCGGGCCCGAGCGGCTGCCCCGGCTGGAGCGCTACCTGCTCGATTTTCCTGCCGAAGTGCCCCTGGCCGTAGAGCTGCGCCACCCCGCTTGGTTTGCCGATAACGCCCTGCGCGAATCTGTGTTTGAAATGCTGGAAGCCCTGGGCAAAACTCTGGTGATAACCGATGTTGCCGGCCGCCGCGACGTGCTGCCCCAGCGCCTGACCACGCCCGTAGCCTTCGTGCGCTTTAACGGCCACGGCCTGGTGTCCACCGACTACCAGCGCGCTGATGCCTGGGCCGAGCGACTGGCCGCCTGGTTAGCTGCCGGGCTGCAAACCGTTTACTTCTTCATTCATCAGAAAGACATTATGCATGCCCCCATCTGGACGCAGTATTTCCTGGAGCGCCTGCATACCTTAACGGGCCTGGAGGTGGCGCCACCCCGCATCATTCCC
- a CDS encoding septal ring lytic transglycosylase RlpA family protein, with amino-acid sequence MKLLYRMDVSGLMMALLCLLLSAPLSTAWARTETIEETPTGKTAAKKTVLRGRASWYGKEHQGLRTSSGERFDRFKYTCAHKTLPFGTRLRVTNPKNGKAVVVRVSDRGPFRHQRILDLAEVAARPLDIIRMGAVSVVAEIVPDDTPLGPTDAPANLAELTTDSAATTLATVIEPGATEAADAVVIPQPAPTFVIQAGTYGDARNAQAVQAKILALDKTLSVSIAASTVDGRALNRVLVGQFASPAEAETTRRKLQEWGISGLVRQKENI; translated from the coding sequence ATGAAGTTACTCTACCGAATGGATGTATCGGGCTTGATGATGGCACTACTTTGTTTGCTGCTATCTGCCCCGCTCAGCACTGCCTGGGCTCGTACAGAGACAATAGAAGAAACCCCAACCGGCAAAACCGCCGCTAAAAAAACCGTACTGCGGGGCCGGGCCTCCTGGTATGGCAAAGAACACCAGGGCCTGCGCACCAGTAGCGGCGAGCGTTTCGACCGGTTTAAATATACCTGCGCCCACAAAACGCTTCCCTTCGGCACGCGTTTGCGCGTAACCAACCCCAAAAACGGCAAGGCCGTGGTAGTCCGGGTTTCCGACCGGGGCCCCTTCCGCCACCAGCGCATCCTGGATCTGGCCGAAGTAGCCGCCCGCCCGCTGGACATTATCCGTATGGGCGCCGTATCAGTAGTGGCGGAAATCGTACCTGACGATACCCCCCTCGGCCCCACGGACGCCCCCGCGAATCTGGCTGAGCTGACCACTGATTCTGCTGCTACCACGCTGGCTACCGTAATTGAGCCCGGCGCTACCGAAGCCGCCGATGCGGTAGTGATTCCGCAGCCCGCCCCCACTTTTGTTATTCAGGCCGGCACCTACGGCGATGCGCGCAACGCCCAGGCCGTGCAGGCTAAAATCCTGGCCCTCGATAAAACCCTGTCTGTGAGCATTGCTGCTTCTACCGTGGATGGCCGCGCCCTGAACCGCGTGCTGGTAGGGCAGTTTGCCTCGCCGGCGGAAGCCGAAACCACCCGCCGCAAGCTGCAGGAGTGGGGCATCAGTGGCCTGGTAAGGCAGAAAGAGAATATTTAG
- a CDS encoding outer membrane beta-barrel protein: MKKQLMLLGGATLLTISASAQTEKGTVMLGLSGGNFGYSHNANSNGSNISASLSPSAGIFLLDNFLVGTRVNVDYSYFSQNTYTSTPITPYRYTHQGIGYGLGPFARYYVPSGSKHRFFAEAGVALYHSRFRAETKQQGEATVQQNSRNTYSGFHGAVGYNYFFTPNIALEATAGYYHTDLGQAYSGGNLRGQLGLSIFLQKRQPAAPQP; the protein is encoded by the coding sequence ATGAAAAAGCAGTTGATGCTGCTGGGCGGCGCTACGCTGCTCACTATATCCGCCTCAGCGCAAACAGAAAAAGGCACCGTCATGCTGGGGCTTTCTGGTGGTAACTTTGGTTACTCCCACAATGCAAACAGTAATGGTTCCAATATTTCAGCGAGCCTGTCGCCCAGTGCTGGTATTTTTCTGTTGGATAATTTTCTGGTAGGTACCAGAGTGAATGTTGATTACTCATACTTCAGTCAGAATACCTATACCTCTACTCCTATAACGCCCTACCGCTATACCCACCAAGGAATAGGCTATGGTCTGGGCCCTTTTGCTCGTTACTATGTTCCCAGTGGCAGCAAGCACCGCTTTTTTGCTGAAGCGGGAGTTGCCCTGTATCATTCGCGCTTTCGGGCTGAGACCAAGCAACAGGGGGAAGCTACGGTGCAGCAGAACTCCAGAAATACCTATTCGGGCTTCCATGGCGCAGTAGGCTATAATTACTTTTTCACCCCAAACATTGCCCTGGAAGCTACGGCCGGGTATTACCATACTGATCTGGGACAGGCCTATTCAGGCGGCAACCTACGTGGGCAGTTGGGCCTCAGCATCTTCCTGCAAAAGCGCCAGCCTGCCGCCCCGCAGCCATAA